One segment of Scleropages formosus chromosome 23, fSclFor1.1, whole genome shotgun sequence DNA contains the following:
- the LOC114909380 gene encoding RING finger protein 225 isoform X1 has product MELLRRILSAVGLDCMRGAPASPQSLSPSKRSGSHEGSLESSSSGARTSQGSEPPHCQGCISYDGHMKRLSCGHTFCDSCTDRIVNQAFLDIEGLCNFPCPMCKSLRELGLLDGGERQPTAPGNTSHSALHLEVIKEEEEEVAGD; this is encoded by the exons ATGGAGCTCCTGCGGCGGATCTTGTCGGCGGTGGGATTGGACTGCATGCGGGGGGCGCCGGCCAGTCCGCAGAG CTTGTCCCCCAGCAAGCGCTCGGGGAGCCACGAGGGCAGCCTGGAGAGCAGCTCATCCGGCGCCAGGACGTCTCAGGGCTCCGAACCCCCCCACTGCCAGGGCTGCATCTCCTACGACGGCCACATGAAGCGACTGAGCTGCGGTCACACGTTCTGCGACTCCTGCACCGACCGCATCGTCAACCAGGCCTTCCTGGACATCGAGGGTCTCTGCAACTTCCCCTGCCCTATGTGCAAGTCCCTGCGTGAGCTGGGCCTCCTCGACGGGGGGGAGCGGCAGCCAACCGCCCCTGGCAACACCTCCCACAGTGCCCTGCACCTGGAGGTCataaaggaggaggaggaggaggtcgCGGGCGACTGA
- the LOC114909380 gene encoding RING finger protein 222 isoform X2 gives MCPAAVPCGGQSRVPHRNSLSPSKRSGSHEGSLESSSSGARTSQGSEPPHCQGCISYDGHMKRLSCGHTFCDSCTDRIVNQAFLDIEGLCNFPCPMCKSLRELGLLDGGERQPTAPGNTSHSALHLEVIKEEEEEVAGD, from the exons ATGTGCCCAGCAGCGGTGCCCTGCGGAGGACAGAGCCGCGTGCCGCACCGGAACAG CTTGTCCCCCAGCAAGCGCTCGGGGAGCCACGAGGGCAGCCTGGAGAGCAGCTCATCCGGCGCCAGGACGTCTCAGGGCTCCGAACCCCCCCACTGCCAGGGCTGCATCTCCTACGACGGCCACATGAAGCGACTGAGCTGCGGTCACACGTTCTGCGACTCCTGCACCGACCGCATCGTCAACCAGGCCTTCCTGGACATCGAGGGTCTCTGCAACTTCCCCTGCCCTATGTGCAAGTCCCTGCGTGAGCTGGGCCTCCTCGACGGGGGGGAGCGGCAGCCAACCGCCCCTGGCAACACCTCCCACAGTGCCCTGCACCTGGAGGTCataaaggaggaggaggaggaggtcgCGGGCGACTGA